A genome region from Patescibacteria group bacterium includes the following:
- the secE gene encoding preprotein translocase subunit SecE, with protein MPNAITNYIKSSIEEMKKVTWPTKKETYNYTLLVILISLGVAAFLGALDYVFSTLLQTAINLK; from the coding sequence ATGCCCAACGCAATCACCAATTACATCAAATCATCGATCGAGGAAATGAAAAAGGTCACTTGGCCGACCAAGAAAGAAACTTATAATTATACGCTGCTGGTCATTCTCATTTCCTTGGGCGTCGCCGCTTTTTTGGGCGCGCTGGATTATGTTTTCAGCACTCTCTTACAGACTGCGATC
- the rsmI gene encoding 16S rRNA (cytidine(1402)-2'-O)-methyltransferase encodes MLYIVGTPIGNLEDISMRAIRILGEVDFILCEDTRTSGVLLEHYNIKTPRISYHQHSEDIKVDQIIKLLEQGKNLALITDAGTPGISDPGGVLVSKVIEHFGEDMKIESVPGPSAVTAALSISGIPTDKFIFMGFPPHKKGRQTFIKRILASEYPVVVYESKHRIVKFLNELKAMKESASISDEEEIKNKKKNLESVVVARELSKMHETVYRGDIDNIIAKITATPDDQRGEFVVIVG; translated from the coding sequence ATGCTTTATATAGTAGGAACGCCGATCGGCAACTTGGAAGATATCAGTATGCGCGCCATAAGAATCCTCGGCGAGGTGGATTTTATTTTGTGCGAAGACACGCGGACGTCAGGCGTTTTGCTCGAGCATTATAATATCAAGACGCCGCGCATTTCTTATCATCAGCATTCGGAAGATATCAAGGTCGATCAGATCATTAAATTATTAGAGCAGGGGAAGAATCTGGCGCTGATCACTGATGCGGGCACGCCGGGAATTTCCGATCCGGGTGGTGTTTTAGTTTCTAAAGTGATCGAGCATTTTGGCGAAGATATGAAGATCGAATCCGTGCCCGGCCCTTCGGCGGTCACGGCGGCGTTATCTATTTCCGGCATTCCGACCGACAAGTTTATTTTTATGGGTTTCCCGCCGCATAAAAAAGGCCGGCAGACATTTATTAAAAGAATTTTGGCCAGCGAATATCCTGTGGTCGTTTATGAATCCAAACACCGCATCGTCAAATTTTTGAATGAATTAAAAGCGATGAAAGAAAGCGCCAGCATTTCCGATGAAGAAGAAATTAAAAATAAGAAAAAAAATCTTGAATCAGTCGTGGTCGCGCGCGAACTTTCCAAAATGCACGAAACCGTCTATCGCGGCGATATTGATAATATAATTGCCAAAATAACCGCCACCCCGGACGACCAGCGCGGCGAATTTGTCGTAATCGTCGGCTAA
- a CDS encoding CYTH domain-containing protein — MNIEYEATFLNIDKEEARERLKKAGAKLVKPEILMKRCNFTLPKNNEIAGSWVRVRDEGDKITMSVKIMTGDKIEDQKEICLSVDEMEKAIDFLETLGCRKKSYQETKRETWELDSVIITLDTWPFLEPFAEVEGQSEQTVKSVSEKIGFDYTQARFCAVGTLYHEKYKIPQDVINNHTPEITFAKNPFINNSPL; from the coding sequence ATGAATATCGAATACGAAGCGACATTTTTAAATATAGACAAGGAAGAAGCGAGAGAGCGATTAAAAAAGGCCGGCGCCAAATTGGTCAAGCCGGAAATTTTGATGAAGCGCTGTAATTTTACTTTGCCGAAAAATAACGAGATCGCCGGCAGCTGGGTCAGGGTGCGCGACGAGGGCGATAAAATTACCATGAGCGTTAAAATAATGACCGGCGATAAGATCGAAGATCAGAAAGAGATTTGTCTTTCGGTTGATGAAATGGAAAAAGCGATCGATTTTTTGGAAACTCTGGGTTGCCGCAAAAAATCCTATCAGGAAACTAAGCGGGAAACTTGGGAATTGGACAGCGTAATAATCACTTTGGATACCTGGCCGTTTTTGGAGCCGTTTGCCGAAGTTGAAGGTCAGTCCGAGCAGACTGTTAAGAGTGTAAGCGAAAAGATCGGTTTTGATTATACGCAAGCGCGTTTTTGCGCCGTCGGCACTCTTTATCATGAGAAATATAAAATCCCGCAAGACGTTATCAATAACCATACGCCGGAAATAACTTTTGCCAAAAACCCATTTATAAATAATTCCCCTCTATAA
- a CDS encoding nitroreductase family protein — MTVKEAIQKRRSIRKYQNKEIPAEIIDELLEAARWAPSARNVQPWAFKVVTGAEDKAKLKENHVFMRDFVYDAPAIIICCVTEEDYPKDKFQAGMQATFDKWSMIDIGLATENILLQATELGLGGCVVGMIDMEKIKSVLNIPEKYFIPYVVPIGYPDETPAPTPRKSLEEITMN, encoded by the coding sequence ATGACCGTCAAGGAGGCTATTCAAAAAAGACGCAGTATCCGGAAATATCAGAATAAGGAAATTCCGGCGGAAATAATTGATGAGTTGCTGGAAGCGGCGCGCTGGGCGCCGTCGGCGCGGAATGTCCAGCCCTGGGCATTTAAAGTGGTGACGGGCGCCGAAGATAAAGCCAAGCTGAAAGAGAATCATGTTTTTATGCGGGATTTTGTTTATGACGCGCCGGCGATAATCATCTGCTGCGTCACCGAGGAAGATTATCCCAAAGATAAATTTCAAGCCGGCATGCAAGCCACGTTTGATAAATGGTCAATGATCGATATCGGCCTGGCGACGGAAAATATATTATTGCAAGCCACTGAACTTGGTTTAGGCGGTTGCGTCGTCGGGATGATCGATATGGAAAAAATAAAATCAGTTCTGAATATCCCGGAAAAATATTTTATCCCATATGTTGTTCCTATAGGCTATCCCGACGAAACCCCGGCACCGACGCCAAGGAAAAGTTTGGAAGAAATAACCATGAATTAA
- a CDS encoding inositol monophosphatase family protein, with amino-acid sequence MEKFIKQITKEAGAAILKKFGKVGVTHTKENAADVVTEADLLANNIIIRAIKKKYPSHAIISEETGEHQNGAEYCWIIDPLDGTRNFLTRTPMFAVMIGLAHNGKMELATIYNPCTDELFFAKKGEGTFLNGKKVRCSQHKTWENSWGLTSARMSKNNVANLRKLLKHSEKEEFWMSALGSAGVSVMYQADGRRDWRASQGGGLWDYAAASLILAEAGCKVTNFKGEPWSIKDREILSANKYLHSKLLKIMNSE; translated from the coding sequence ATGGAAAAATTCATTAAGCAGATAACAAAAGAAGCGGGCGCTGCTATTCTGAAAAAATTTGGGAAAGTGGGCGTTACGCATACAAAAGAAAATGCAGCAGATGTCGTTACCGAAGCTGATTTATTGGCAAATAATATTATTATCAGAGCCATTAAAAAGAAATATCCATCCCACGCGATAATATCCGAAGAAACAGGCGAACATCAAAACGGCGCTGAATATTGCTGGATTATCGATCCGTTAGACGGTACGCGTAATTTCCTTACCAGGACTCCGATGTTCGCGGTAATGATCGGCCTCGCCCATAATGGAAAGATGGAATTAGCCACTATCTATAACCCATGCACGGATGAATTATTTTTTGCGAAAAAGGGGGAAGGTACGTTTTTAAATGGAAAAAAGGTTCGTTGCTCACAGCATAAGACATGGGAGAACAGCTGGGGACTTACAAGCGCTAGAATGTCAAAAAATAACGTAGCTAATTTGCGTAAATTATTAAAGCATTCGGAGAAGGAAGAATTTTGGATGAGCGCTTTGGGATCAGCCGGGGTTAGTGTTATGTATCAGGCAGATGGCAGAAGAGATTGGCGGGCTTCGCAAGGCGGAGGGTTGTGGGATTACGCCGCTGCTTCGCTAATTCTTGCGGAGGCGGGATGTAAAGTCACTAATTTTAAAGGCGAGCCCTGGTCTATAAAAGATAGAGAGATTTTGTCGGCGAATAAATATCTTCATTCTAAATTATTGAAGATTATGAATTCCGAATAA
- a CDS encoding methionine--tRNA ligase, with protein MSKFYITTTLPYVNAEPHIGFAAEIIKADCLARWHTLLGDEVFFNTGTDEHGQKIYEKAKEAGIDPQTYCDEYAAKFRSLKELLNLSVTNFIRTTDEKHIKAAQAFWKLCEANGDIYKKDYKIKYCVGCELEKTDSELVNGCCPLHPNKALEEINEENYFFKFSKYQQPLLDLYKNNPDFVKPEERANEIKSFVERGLQDFSISRLATKMPWGIPVPGDETQVMYVWFDALVNYISCLGWPDTNHPQTPPSEGGGLTHPASPGSAPLSRGDFDTPRPSTQGGQVGTPLDRGDLFSEYWPGLQVCGKDNLRQQTAMWQAMLMSAGLPNSKQVLVFGFITVNGQKMSKSLGNVVNPAEMVVKYGLDATRYYLLKEIKPFADSDFSWEKMNLLYTADLANGIGNLAARVSTLLEKNQIETVLLTPTITHPVRPGGVHPSQEGTFAAFAEKMEQYAFDEALGVLWKKIAECDVTLTEKKPWKMEDKAEIKKVLEPIAQEILNIAYLLAPFMPETSEKIIKQYSETQIKKSDSLFPRI; from the coding sequence ATGTCCAAGTTTTATATCACCACCACCCTTCCTTACGTCAATGCCGAGCCGCATATCGGGTTTGCGGCGGAGATTATCAAGGCGGATTGTTTAGCCAGATGGCACACGTTGCTGGGCGACGAGGTATTCTTTAATACCGGTACCGATGAGCACGGGCAGAAGATCTATGAGAAGGCCAAAGAGGCTGGCATTGATCCGCAAACTTATTGCGATGAATATGCGGCAAAATTCCGCAGCTTGAAAGAGCTGTTGAATTTAAGCGTGACTAATTTTATCAGGACGACCGATGAAAAACATATCAAAGCGGCGCAGGCTTTTTGGAAGCTCTGCGAGGCTAACGGTGATATTTATAAAAAGGATTACAAGATTAAATATTGCGTGGGCTGCGAGCTGGAAAAAACCGATTCGGAATTGGTAAACGGCTGCTGCCCGTTACATCCGAACAAAGCTTTGGAAGAAATAAACGAAGAAAATTATTTCTTTAAATTTTCAAAATATCAACAACCGCTTTTGGATTTGTATAAAAATAATCCTGATTTTGTGAAGCCGGAAGAACGCGCTAATGAGATCAAGTCTTTTGTGGAAAGGGGATTGCAGGATTTTTCTATCTCCCGCCTGGCCACGAAAATGCCTTGGGGGATTCCGGTGCCGGGCGATGAGACGCAAGTGATGTACGTCTGGTTTGATGCGTTGGTTAATTATATAAGTTGTCTCGGATGGCCGGATACAAACCACCCCCAGACCCCTCCTTCGGAAGGAGGGGGGCTGACACACCCCGCCTCGCCGGGCTCGGCACCCCTCTCGAGAGGGGACTTTGACACACCCCGCCCTTCCACCCAAGGCGGACAAGTCGGCACCCCTCTTGATAGAGGGGACTTATTTAGTGAGTATTGGCCAGGATTACAGGTTTGCGGCAAGGATAATTTAAGGCAGCAGACCGCAATGTGGCAGGCAATGTTAATGTCGGCGGGATTGCCTAATTCCAAACAGGTTTTGGTTTTTGGTTTTATTACCGTGAACGGACAAAAAATGTCTAAGTCGTTGGGGAATGTTGTTAATCCAGCAGAGATGGTGGTGAAATACGGACTTGATGCGACAAGATATTATCTTTTGAAAGAGATCAAACCTTTCGCTGATAGTGATTTTTCCTGGGAAAAGATGAATTTACTTTATACGGCCGACTTGGCCAACGGCATTGGAAATTTAGCCGCGCGTGTTTCAACTCTGCTCGAAAAAAATCAGATCGAAACTGTTTTGCTTACACCAACCATAACACACCCCGTCCGCCCAGGGGGCGTCCACCCCTCTCAAGAGGGGACTTTTGCCGCATTCGCGGAGAAGATGGAACAATATGCCTTTGACGAAGCTTTGGGAGTATTATGGAAAAAAATTGCCGAGTGCGACGTAACCCTCACCGAAAAAAAGCCTTGGAAAATGGAAGACAAGGCGGAAATTAAAAAAGTCCTCGAGCCGATCGCCCAGGAAATATTGAATATTGCTTATTTACTGGCGCCTTTTATGCCGGAAACTTCGGAAAAAATTATCAAGCAATATTCGGAAACGCAAATTAAAAAAAGCGATTCGTTATTCCCCAGAATCTAA
- a CDS encoding Kazal-type serine protease inhibitor domain-containing protein: MKKLFLDGLLVAVLAVFSLAICGNRALAQDNYEIASATTTPAAINLYNTDNPAVVGWNATGTDNQGFKVVWSKNANPTYPIRYGDHVDNIPSASAHTDTLTAFLGNGTYFVRVCNLVSNTCGVYSNQITVQFGVPAIPATSTTPVATSTPVACNMIYAPVCGADGQTYTNSCFADAHKVTVKSNGACPAVATTTPVIATTTPVLSPVSDIDKINQSAEDLYQNKIGNILGRLDTAVDQAKEQQAQNNYLTKLEQGLAQPISAASANSVTAFIAYGVDANTQLLGSGQRAAAVYSFKQAYGKLPTAQADFADLIKIANGRWPSVTSATAEALAKAQFKKIYLRDADLNNPHDAAAIVIIAYGLQQQAKNRNLKSEAAALHTFKAIFNRLPSGTVDWNTLGAITYSGSTR; the protein is encoded by the coding sequence ATGAAAAAACTTTTTTTAGACGGTTTACTGGTCGCTGTTTTGGCGGTTTTTTCATTGGCGATTTGCGGCAACCGCGCTTTAGCGCAAGATAATTATGAAATAGCTTCGGCAACCACCACTCCGGCGGCTATTAATTTATACAACACGGACAATCCGGCCGTGGTGGGATGGAACGCGACAGGTACGGACAACCAAGGATTCAAGGTTGTCTGGTCAAAAAATGCCAACCCGACTTATCCCATCCGCTATGGCGATCACGTTGATAATATTCCCAGCGCCAGCGCGCATACTGATACTTTAACCGCCTTTTTGGGCAATGGAACTTATTTTGTGCGGGTTTGCAATCTGGTCAGCAATACTTGCGGAGTTTATTCCAATCAGATCACGGTTCAATTCGGCGTGCCCGCAATCCCGGCCACTTCCACGACTCCGGTCGCCACTTCCACGCCGGTGGCGTGCAATATGATCTATGCTCCGGTTTGCGGCGCGGACGGACAGACTTATACTAACAGTTGTTTTGCCGATGCGCATAAGGTGACGGTTAAATCTAACGGCGCTTGCCCGGCCGTGGCGACGACGACGCCGGTTATTGCCACCACCACCCCGGTTTTATCGCCGGTTTCGGACATCGACAAGATCAATCAAAGCGCCGAGGATCTTTATCAAAATAAGATCGGCAATATTTTGGGCCGGCTCGATACGGCGGTCGATCAGGCCAAGGAACAACAGGCGCAAAATAATTATTTGACCAAGCTGGAGCAGGGATTGGCCCAGCCGATCTCCGCGGCGAGCGCCAACTCGGTCACCGCTTTTATCGCTTACGGGGTTGATGCTAATACGCAACTTCTTGGCTCGGGACAGCGCGCGGCAGCGGTTTATTCTTTCAAGCAAGCTTATGGCAAATTGCCGACCGCTCAAGCTGATTTTGCCGATCTCATCAAGATCGCCAATGGCCGCTGGCCGTCAGTGACTTCCGCAACTGCCGAAGCGCTGGCCAAGGCGCAATTCAAGAAAATTTATCTGCGCGATGCCGATCTGAATAATCCGCATGACGCGGCCGCGATCGTGATAATCGCTTACGGTTTGCAGCAGCAGGCGAAAAACAGGAATCTAAAATCAGAAGCGGCGGCCCTGCATACTTTTAAAGCGATCTTCAATCGCTTGCCCTCGGGCACGGTTGATTGGAATACTTTGGGAGCCATAACTTATTCAGGATCAACGAGATAA
- a CDS encoding CvpA family protein — translation MSNFDIILIAMLAICALRGLTTGLIKAVGAFLGIIGGAFFASHFYLVLFAATQKWYGGYDNIGKVVSFIIIFVVLAWAIHILFIVLDKTYNLLSIIPFMKSINRLAGGILGLLVGAIILGLLIYVVAKYAPAGTMVGNWLLTSKVAPWLLGIAKILMPLLSGSLKSIESII, via the coding sequence ATGTCTAATTTTGACATTATTTTGATCGCGATGCTGGCCATCTGCGCTTTGCGCGGCTTGACCACCGGTCTGATCAAAGCCGTGGGCGCGTTCCTGGGGATTATCGGCGGCGCTTTTTTTGCCAGCCATTTTTATCTGGTTTTATTCGCGGCGACGCAAAAATGGTATGGCGGCTACGACAACATCGGCAAAGTCGTTTCTTTTATTATTATCTTCGTGGTCCTGGCCTGGGCGATCCATATTCTGTTCATTGTTTTGGATAAGACTTATAATCTGCTCTCGATCATTCCGTTCATGAAATCGATCAATCGCCTGGCGGGCGGAATTCTCGGGCTATTGGTCGGGGCGATCATCCTCGGCTTATTGATCTATGTCGTGGCGAAATACGCGCCGGCCGGAACCATGGTCGGCAACTGGCTCTTGACTTCGAAGGTGGCCCCCTGGCTCTTGGGAATAGCAAAAATTTTAATGCCGTTGCTTTCGGGAAGTTTGAAAAGTATTGAGTCGATAATTTAA
- a CDS encoding L-threonylcarbamoyladenylate synthase, with amino-acid sequence METHPASLTLGTPPGEGNKMETHPQLRSAERSYDGQAGEGDKNVKIIKINRHKVSAQEIGLIVDFLKKGKTIVYPTDTIYGLGCSATDKKAIDKIRRMKKRDKNKPFLILIADFKMVHKYFKVDKKQASYLRKIWPGKVSVILNKKSALPGYVSAGLASAAVRLPKSEFLTKMIKELKQPIVSTSLNKSGQLHLVRVADLTNYFTVTKPDLIVDAGTINGKPSKLIDLRDAAKIKVLRK; translated from the coding sequence TTGGAAACCCACCCCGCCTCGCTCACGCTCGGCACCCCTCCCGGGGAGGGGAATAAAATGGAAACCCACCCCCAACTTCGCTCCGCCGAACGGAGCTACGATGGACAAGCCGGGGAAGGGGATAAAAATGTGAAAATTATTAAAATTAATCGCCATAAAGTTTCCGCGCAAGAAATCGGCCTAATCGTCGATTTTTTGAAAAAGGGAAAAACGATCGTTTACCCGACCGACACGATCTACGGTCTGGGTTGTTCGGCGACCGATAAAAAGGCAATTGACAAAATTCGCCGGATGAAAAAAAGGGACAAGAATAAACCGTTTTTGATTTTGATTGCCGATTTTAAAATGGTACATAAATATTTTAAAGTGGATAAAAAACAGGCAAGTTATTTGCGGAAAATTTGGCCGGGAAAAGTATCGGTAATTTTAAATAAAAAATCAGCGTTGCCCGGCTATGTTTCCGCGGGTTTGGCCAGCGCGGCGGTGCGTTTGCCAAAGAGCGAATTTCTTACTAAAATGATTAAAGAACTAAAGCAACCGATCGTTTCCACCAGTTTGAATAAAAGCGGTCAGCTGCATCTTGTCCGAGTCGCGGATTTAACCAATTATTTTACCGTGACCAAACCGGATTTGATCGTCGATGCCGGCACGATCAATGGCAAACCTTCGAAATTGATCGACTTAAGGGATGCGGCTAAAATAAAAGTTTTGAGAAAATAA
- a CDS encoding S41 family peptidase, producing the protein MFNFLKFFQKKQREGELAARHHFVRQAILVVLVIILLFVSFAAGMYATGKNKLIAVLASKETVYLGKITGKYQQDTGGRLSQDIDFNLYWEVWDALKARYVDKDKLNEKEMFYGSLRGLAASLGDPYTVFFDPKDSQTFANDLSGTFEGIGAEVGLRNDAITIIAPLSGMPAEKAGIKAGDTIIAINGSSTLNMTIDRAVERIRGPKGTRVTLTIFRQGFKETKDISIIRDVIYVKSVKTEFRSDKIFVITVSNFNEDTAGLFENAVQEAVKDKPKGLVVDLRNNPGGFLDSAISLASEWVPSGKLVVSEKSTDPAENGQYDSSGIQHLRDYPTVVLVNGGSASASEILAGALKDYGLAKVVGEKTYGKGSVQALESLSDGSMIKITVAKWYTPNGYSIDEQGITPDITATTSEAAFNAGKDPQLDTAVNILLGKSTSTPGTATKK; encoded by the coding sequence ATGTTCAATTTTTTAAAATTTTTCCAAAAAAAGCAAAGAGAAGGGGAACTGGCCGCCAGGCATCATTTTGTCCGCCAGGCGATACTGGTTGTTTTGGTTATAATTTTATTATTTGTTTCTTTCGCCGCCGGAATGTACGCCACCGGCAAGAATAAACTGATCGCCGTTTTGGCCAGCAAAGAAACCGTTTATCTGGGCAAGATCACCGGCAAATATCAGCAAGATACGGGCGGGCGCTTGTCGCAGGATATTGATTTTAATTTGTATTGGGAAGTTTGGGATGCCTTAAAAGCCAGATATGTCGATAAGGACAAGCTCAATGAAAAGGAAATGTTTTACGGTTCCTTGCGCGGCTTGGCCGCGTCATTGGGCGATCCTTATACCGTGTTTTTCGACCCTAAGGATTCGCAAACTTTTGCCAATGATCTGTCCGGAACTTTCGAAGGCATCGGCGCCGAAGTCGGCTTGCGCAATGACGCGATCACCATTATCGCGCCGCTCTCGGGAATGCCGGCGGAAAAAGCCGGCATCAAGGCCGGCGATACGATCATTGCCATTAATGGTTCTTCAACTTTGAATATGACGATCGATCGGGCGGTGGAAAGGATCCGCGGCCCCAAGGGAACAAGGGTGACGCTGACGATTTTCCGCCAGGGATTCAAGGAAACCAAGGATATTTCGATCATCCGCGACGTCATTTATGTCAAAAGCGTGAAGACCGAATTCAGATCGGATAAAATTTTTGTCATCACTGTTTCCAATTTCAATGAAGACACCGCCGGTCTTTTTGAGAACGCCGTGCAAGAAGCGGTTAAGGACAAGCCGAAAGGCTTGGTTGTTGATTTGCGCAATAATCCCGGCGGCTTTTTGGATTCGGCGATCAGCCTGGCCTCCGAGTGGGTGCCTTCGGGCAAGCTGGTGGTGAGCGAAAAATCGACCGATCCGGCCGAGAATGGCCAATATGATTCTTCGGGCATCCAGCATTTGCGCGATTATCCCACGGTCGTTCTGGTCAACGGCGGATCGGCTTCGGCCTCGGAAATATTAGCCGGCGCGCTTAAGGATTACGGTTTGGCTAAAGTTGTGGGCGAAAAAACTTACGGCAAAGGTTCGGTGCAGGCCCTGGAATCCTTGAGCGATGGTTCGATGATCAAGATCACCGTGGCCAAATGGTACACGCCCAACGGCTATTCGATCGATGAGCAGGGGATTACGCCTGATATCACGGCCACCACTTCCGAAGCGGCCTTTAACGCCGGTAAAGACCCGCAATTAGACACAGCGGTTAATATTTTACTGGGTAAAAGCACTTCCACGCCGGGTACGGCAACCAAAAAATAA
- a CDS encoding four helix bundle protein: MGRGLEKLKIYRLSVRLEIFVHRVVNEKFPEEEKYRSSDQLKRSSSSSSDNIAESYGKFSFGAKINHLYIARGEMAETKSGIERAYLKGFISEELAEFTVNKYTELIKQTNCYINFLKHKKIK, translated from the coding sequence ATGGGGAGGGGCTTAGAAAAATTAAAGATATACAGACTGTCGGTTCGCTTAGAAATTTTTGTTCACCGCGTAGTTAATGAAAAATTTCCCGAGGAAGAAAAATATCGCAGCTCTGACCAATTAAAAAGATCGTCATCTTCTTCGTCTGACAATATCGCTGAAAGCTACGGCAAATTTTCTTTTGGCGCTAAAATAAATCATTTATACATTGCGAGGGGAGAAATGGCGGAAACGAAAAGCGGAATTGAAAGAGCGTATTTAAAAGGTTTCATTTCCGAAGAATTGGCAGAATTCACGGTCAATAAATATACGGAACTAATTAAGCAAACCAATTGCTATATCAATTTTTTAAAACATAAAAAAATTAAATAG
- a CDS encoding CTP synthase, translating to MVEKIKKDKTKYVFVVGGVMSGVGKGITTSSIAMILQSKGYKVSACKIDPYINVDAGTMNPVEHGEVFVTDDGDETDQDVGNYERFLNKNIYRENYMTTGRVYLSVIQKERNLEYGGKCVEVVPHIPLEVIGRIHTAAEKAGAEIMVVEIGGTVGEYQNLLFLEAARMMKLYNPESVQFVMVSFLPIPSKLGEMKTKPTQYAIHSLNAAGIQPNFIVARAEVPVDEPRRAKIAINCGIAPEDVISAPDIDSIYDVPLNFEKDHLGDRILDKFGLKKKKDDMKEWTAMVAKRRKAKKTVEIGIVGKYFVSGHFCFTDSYVSVIEAIKHAATFNNCKANLHWLGSDEVEKNGASFLKKYDGIIVPQGWGSRGAEGKIATIEYCRKNKKPYFGLCYGMQMAVIEFARHVLGFKDANSAEVNPATKHPVIHIMPGQAELLAQKQYGGTIRLGGWPCKIVKGTHLYRAYQVDKNKDDIVIERHRHRYEYNNEYRELMEKKGLTVAGTSPDGQIVEAVEITDHPFFIGTQFHPEYISRPLAPHPLFVEFIKVCLTLKKKKSKKDK from the coding sequence ATGGTTGAGAAGATCAAAAAAGATAAAACCAAATATGTGTTTGTCGTCGGCGGCGTGATGTCCGGCGTAGGCAAGGGGATTACCACTTCGTCGATCGCCATGATTTTGCAGTCCAAGGGCTATAAGGTGAGCGCCTGCAAGATCGATCCCTATATCAACGTCGATGCCGGCACGATGAATCCGGTGGAACACGGCGAAGTTTTTGTGACCGATGACGGCGATGAAACCGACCAGGATGTCGGTAATTATGAAAGATTTTTGAATAAAAATATCTACCGCGAGAATTATATGACCACCGGCCGGGTTTATCTTTCCGTCATCCAAAAAGAGCGGAATTTGGAATACGGCGGCAAGTGCGTGGAAGTTGTGCCGCATATTCCGCTGGAGGTGATCGGCCGCATCCATACGGCCGCGGAAAAAGCCGGCGCGGAAATCATGGTAGTGGAGATCGGCGGCACGGTCGGCGAATATCAAAACTTGCTGTTCTTGGAAGCGGCCAGAATGATGAAACTTTATAATCCGGAAAGCGTCCAATTCGTGATGGTTTCTTTCTTGCCCATTCCCAGCAAACTTGGCGAGATGAAAACCAAGCCGACGCAATACGCGATCCATTCTTTGAACGCGGCCGGTATTCAGCCGAACTTTATCGTCGCCCGCGCCGAAGTGCCGGTCGACGAACCCAGACGCGCCAAGATCGCCATCAATTGCGGTATTGCTCCGGAAGACGTCATTTCCGCTCCTGATATTGATTCAATTTATGATGTGCCGCTGAATTTCGAGAAAGATCATTTGGGCGACCGGATCCTCGACAAATTCGGCTTAAAGAAAAAGAAAGATGATATGAAAGAATGGACGGCGATGGTGGCCAAAAGACGGAAAGCCAAAAAAACAGTGGAGATAGGCATTGTGGGCAAATATTTTGTCAGCGGCCATTTTTGTTTTACTGATTCCTATGTTTCAGTCATTGAAGCTATAAAACACGCCGCAACTTTTAATAATTGCAAGGCTAATTTGCATTGGCTCGGTTCGGATGAAGTGGAAAAAAACGGCGCGTCGTTCTTGAAAAAATACGACGGCATCATTGTTCCGCAGGGCTGGGGCTCGCGCGGCGCCGAAGGTAAGATCGCCACGATCGAATATTGCCGCAAGAATAAAAAGCCGTATTTCGGCTTATGCTATGGCATGCAAATGGCGGTGATCGAATTCGCCCGCCATGTTTTGGGATTCAAGGATGCCAACTCGGCCGAAGTCAATCCGGCTACCAAGCATCCCGTCATCCATATTATGCCGGGACAGGCGGAATTGCTCGCCCAAAAACAATACGGCGGCACGATCCGTCTGGGCGGCTGGCCATGCAAAATAGTTAAAGGCACGCATTTATATCGAGCTTATCAAGTTGATAAAAATAAAGACGATATTGTGATCGAACGCCATCGTCATCGCTATGAATATAATAACGAATACCGCGAATTAATGGAGAAAAAAGGTTTAACCGTGGCCGGTACTTCGCCGGATGGACAAATTGTCGAGGCAGTGGAAATTACTGATCACCCTTTCTTTATCGGCACGCAATTTCATCCGGAATATATTTCCCGTCCGCTCGCGCCGCACCCGCTGTTCGTCGAATTCATCAAAGTCTGCTTGACATTGAAGAAGAAAAAGAGTAAAAAAGATAAATAA
- the rpmA gene encoding 50S ribosomal protein L27: protein MAHKKAAGVTRLGRDSASQRLGVKLSDGQYAKAGNIIIRQRGTQYFAGKNVKMGVDHTLFATSNGLVKYTEKTMKKYNNRTARVKVVNVIPQAAKKK, encoded by the coding sequence ATGGCTCATAAAAAAGCAGCCGGCGTAACCAGATTGGGCCGCGATTCAGCTTCCCAGCGCCTGGGCGTAAAATTAAGCGACGGACAATACGCCAAAGCCGGCAACATCATCATCCGCCAGCGCGGCACGCAATATTTCGCGGGCAAGAACGTCAAGATGGGCGTTGACCACACTTTATTCGCGACCAGCAACGGTTTGGTGAAATATACCGAAAAAACCATGAAGAAATATAATAACCGCACGGCCAGAGTGAAAGTCGTCAACGTGATTCCGCAAGCTGCCAAAAAGAAATAA